The Polynucleobacter sp. VK25 genome segment TTGCTTTGGCAAAACCACAAATGATGCCCCGCGTCTTGCGCTACACGCATCATCGCCAGCGTGGAATCTTTTTGAACCTTGAAAGATTCAAGGGGGTCTGCAATAAAAAGAAGGTTCATTTTTTCTATTGAGAGATTAGTGTTTTATTTATGCAGCTTCAGCATTGGGATCGGTACGCTCTAGCTCCAATGAGGAAGCAAGAAGCGCAAGACGGGCAACAACACCATACAAATAGAAGCGATTTGGAGCTGCACTACCGGGCTTGGCTGCAAGATCAGGCATTGAGTTTTGCTCGAAGGCCAGTGGTACAAAGTGCATACCTGGAGCGTTGAGATTCTCATCCGGTCCACGATCAGTATGGACACGATAGAAGCCACCAATGACATAACGATCAATCATGTACACCACAGGCTCTGCTACAGCTTCATTGACCTTCTCGAAGGTATAAACACCCTCCTGAATCAGCACATCACTGACTTCAAGACCTTCCTTAACCACGCTCATCTTATTGCGGTCTTTACGGTTCAAGCCCTTTAACTGCGCGGGATCATTCACCACCATCACGCCCATGCCATATGTCCCGGCGTCAGCTTTGACCACTACATAAGGCTTCTCTTTAATGCCATATTCGCGATACTTCTTAGCGGTCTTTTTTAAGACTTGCTCTACGGCAGCCTGGAGCTCGTCTTCACCTTTGCGCTCGTGAAAATTGATATTGGAGCAACTTGTGAAGTACGGGTTAATCATCCATGGATCAATATCGACCACCTTGGCAAACTTCTTAGCAACCTCTTCATAGGCAGCGAAATGGTTTGACTTGCGACGCACATGCCAGCCAGCGTGCAAGCCAGGTAACAAGTACTGCTCATAGATATTTTCCAGAATCGGAGGAATACCTGCAGATAAATCGTTATTTAATAAGATCGAGCAAGGATCAA includes the following:
- the gshA gene encoding glutamate--cysteine ligase, which encodes MVPHLITALTGPLLELESKVLEATPTIERWFRLEWQEHTPPFYCSVDLRNSGFKLAPVDTNLFPGGFNNLSPQMLPLAVQAAMAAIEKICPEAKNLLLIPERHTRNTFYLQNIARLSSILRQAGLNVRLGTFSEEIKKPTWIELPDGNRLLMEPLSRLGLKKQRLGLKDFDPCSILLNNDLSAGIPPILENIYEQYLLPGLHAGWHVRRKSNHFAAYEEVAKKFAKVVDIDPWMINPYFTSCSNINFHERKGEDELQAAVEQVLKKTAKKYREYGIKEKPYVVVKADAGTYGMGVMVVNDPAQLKGLNRKDRNKMSVVKEGLEVSDVLIQEGVYTFEKVNEAVAEPVVYMIDRYVIGGFYRVHTDRGPDENLNAPGMHFVPLAFEQNSMPDLAAKPGSAAPNRFYLYGVVARLALLASSLELERTDPNAEAA